A genomic window from Vitis riparia cultivar Riparia Gloire de Montpellier isolate 1030 chromosome 18, EGFV_Vit.rip_1.0, whole genome shotgun sequence includes:
- the LOC117906964 gene encoding VIN3-like protein 3 isoform X2, with protein MRKPEAKFSGMESAFSGFVLDPEKCSRLSLGEKRELVHEIAQWSKDAPEILRSFTRRELLEIICAEMAKTQIGSKRQRKKENPLQPRTDLDHFSPEKCKEVKTLLCQNLACRASLSPEDAFCKRCSCCICHQYDDNKDPSLWLTCSSGSPNKDDSCGMSCHLTCALKHERTGITKNGCRPKLDGEFYCASCGKINGLLRTWRKQLMVAKEARRVDVLCLRVFLSHKILKGTEQYKDLQKTMETAVKRLKNEVGPLDRVCTKMARGIVNRLSCGAEVQKLCTSAVEAFDSMFPDPYPADIEQKEQAGMQIRFEECSPTSVVIVLGYEDHLLEEFLGCRLWHRKSTMKDYPEKPTYIVLRPEKRFQVTDLNPSTEYLCKVSLFSSTRVLGVWEAKWVTPSLSRSSVSALDDEHGRGENTLMLQEYSQMDSTNSSDTKLVSCDHSEKLRSLDDINKNKNSGFHILPPSMEAVPLLIPSSVPPSTPSKTDKMHEVPGLGSKKQIRESDYEYSVRVIKWLECQGHIAEDFRVKFLTWFSLKATMQERRVVSVFVDTLIDDPPSLAEQLIHSFMDEICYDQKSVSKQGFCASLWH; from the exons ATGAGAAAACCGGAGGCAAAGTTTTCAGGCATGGAGTCAGCGTTTTCAG GTTTTGTACTTGACCCCGAAAAATGTAGTCGTCTAAGCTTGGGAGAGAAAAGAGAACTAGTTCATGAAATTGCTCAGTGGTCGAAAGATGCCCCAGAGATTCTTCGTTCATTTACTCGCAGAGAGCTTCTTGAAATCATCTGTGCTGAAATGG CCAAAACTCAAATTGGATCCAAACgacagagaaagaaagaaaacccacTTCAACCACGTACTGACCTGGATCATTTTTCCCCAGAGAAATGCAAAGAAGTTAAAACCCTGCTCTGTCAGAACCTTGCATGCAGAGCTAGTTTGAGTCCAGAGGATGCTTTTTGCAAGAGATGTTCTTGCTGTATCTGTCATCAGTATGATGATAACAAGGATCCTAGTCTATGGTTGACCTGCAGTTCAGGTTCTCCTAACAAGGATGACTCTTGTGGCATGTCATGCCATCTGACATGTGCTCTGAAGCATGAAAGAACTGGCATTACGAAGAATGGCTGTCGTCCAAAGTTGGATGGGGAATTCTATTGTGCTTCTTGTGGGAAAATTAATGGACTATTGAG AACCTGGAGAAAACAGTTAATGGTTGCCAAGGAGGCTAGAAGAGTAGATGTACTATGTCTGCGTGTCTTCCTGAGCCACAAGATTCTCAAAGGAACTGAGCAATACAAGGACCTGCAAAAGACTATGGAAACTGCCGTGAAAAGGCTGAAGAATGAAGTGGGGCCTCTTGATCGAGTGTGCACAAAGATGGCACGTGGGATTGTCAACAGGCTCTCCTGTGGTGCAGAGGTTCAGAAATTGTGCACTTCTGCAGTAGAAGCTTTTGATTCCATGTTTCCTGACCCTTACCCTGCTGATATAGAGCAGAAAGAACAAGCAG GGATGCAGATACGATTTGAAGAATGTTCCCCAACTTCAGTGGTCATTGTACTAGGATATGAAGACCATTTGTTGGAGGAATTCTTAGGCTGCAGGCTGTGGCATCGGAAGTCTACTATGAAGGATTATCCAGAAAAACCCACTTATATTGTACTGAGGCCAGAAAAACGATTCCAGGTGACTGATCTCAATCCTTCAACTGAGTACTTGTGTAAGGTTTCCCTGTTCAGCAGCACAAGGGTTTTGGGTGTTTGGGAAGCCAAATGGGTCACACCCTCATTAAGCAGAAGCTCTGTCTCAGCTTTAGATGATGAACATGGAAGGGGAGAGAATACCTTAATGCTTCAAGAATATTCTCAGATGGATTCAACGAATTCTAGTGATACTAAATTGGTCTCCTGTGACCACTCTGAGAAGCTTAGATCACTGGATGACATCAACAAGAACAAGAATTCTGGATTCCACATACTGCCTCCTTCCATGGAGGCTGTTCCTTTACTGATCCCCTCATCAGTTCCTCCTTCCACACCATCTAAAACTGATAAAATGCATGAAGTTCCGGGCTTGGGTAGCAAGAAGCAGATCAGAGAGAGTGACTATGAATACTCTGTCAGAGTTATCAAATGGTTAGAATGCCAAGGGCACATAGCTGAAGATTTTAGAGTGAAATTTCTCACTTGGTTCAGCTTGAAAGCAACAATGCAAGAAAGAAGGGTGGTTAGTGTTTTTGTGGATACTCTGATTGATGACCCGCCAAGTTTGGCTGAGCAGCTCATCCATTCCTTCATGGACGAGATTTGTTATGACCAGAAATCGGTTTCTAAGCAAGGGTTCTGCGCTAGCCTTTGGCACTGA
- the LOC117906964 gene encoding VIN3-like protein 2 isoform X1 codes for MRKPEAKFSGMESAFSGFVLDPEKCSRLSLGEKRELVHEIAQWSKDAPEILRSFTRRELLEIICAEMGKERKYTGFTKFRMIEHLLKLISKKSKNRTDNSIASSPAKTQIGSKRQRKKENPLQPRTDLDHFSPEKCKEVKTLLCQNLACRASLSPEDAFCKRCSCCICHQYDDNKDPSLWLTCSSGSPNKDDSCGMSCHLTCALKHERTGITKNGCRPKLDGEFYCASCGKINGLLRTWRKQLMVAKEARRVDVLCLRVFLSHKILKGTEQYKDLQKTMETAVKRLKNEVGPLDRVCTKMARGIVNRLSCGAEVQKLCTSAVEAFDSMFPDPYPADIEQKEQAGMQIRFEECSPTSVVIVLGYEDHLLEEFLGCRLWHRKSTMKDYPEKPTYIVLRPEKRFQVTDLNPSTEYLCKVSLFSSTRVLGVWEAKWVTPSLSRSSVSALDDEHGRGENTLMLQEYSQMDSTNSSDTKLVSCDHSEKLRSLDDINKNKNSGFHILPPSMEAVPLLIPSSVPPSTPSKTDKMHEVPGLGSKKQIRESDYEYSVRVIKWLECQGHIAEDFRVKFLTWFSLKATMQERRVVSVFVDTLIDDPPSLAEQLIHSFMDEICYDQKSVSKQGFCASLWH; via the exons ATGAGAAAACCGGAGGCAAAGTTTTCAGGCATGGAGTCAGCGTTTTCAG GTTTTGTACTTGACCCCGAAAAATGTAGTCGTCTAAGCTTGGGAGAGAAAAGAGAACTAGTTCATGAAATTGCTCAGTGGTCGAAAGATGCCCCAGAGATTCTTCGTTCATTTACTCGCAGAGAGCTTCTTGAAATCATCTGTGCTGAAATGGGTAAAGAGAGAAAGTACACTGGATTCACAAAGTTTAGAATGATAGAGCACCTGCTAAAGTTAATTTCTAAGAAGTCCAAGAACAGAACTGATAACTCTATTGCTTCTTCCCCAGCCAAAACTCAAATTGGATCCAAACgacagagaaagaaagaaaacccacTTCAACCACGTACTGACCTGGATCATTTTTCCCCAGAGAAATGCAAAGAAGTTAAAACCCTGCTCTGTCAGAACCTTGCATGCAGAGCTAGTTTGAGTCCAGAGGATGCTTTTTGCAAGAGATGTTCTTGCTGTATCTGTCATCAGTATGATGATAACAAGGATCCTAGTCTATGGTTGACCTGCAGTTCAGGTTCTCCTAACAAGGATGACTCTTGTGGCATGTCATGCCATCTGACATGTGCTCTGAAGCATGAAAGAACTGGCATTACGAAGAATGGCTGTCGTCCAAAGTTGGATGGGGAATTCTATTGTGCTTCTTGTGGGAAAATTAATGGACTATTGAG AACCTGGAGAAAACAGTTAATGGTTGCCAAGGAGGCTAGAAGAGTAGATGTACTATGTCTGCGTGTCTTCCTGAGCCACAAGATTCTCAAAGGAACTGAGCAATACAAGGACCTGCAAAAGACTATGGAAACTGCCGTGAAAAGGCTGAAGAATGAAGTGGGGCCTCTTGATCGAGTGTGCACAAAGATGGCACGTGGGATTGTCAACAGGCTCTCCTGTGGTGCAGAGGTTCAGAAATTGTGCACTTCTGCAGTAGAAGCTTTTGATTCCATGTTTCCTGACCCTTACCCTGCTGATATAGAGCAGAAAGAACAAGCAG GGATGCAGATACGATTTGAAGAATGTTCCCCAACTTCAGTGGTCATTGTACTAGGATATGAAGACCATTTGTTGGAGGAATTCTTAGGCTGCAGGCTGTGGCATCGGAAGTCTACTATGAAGGATTATCCAGAAAAACCCACTTATATTGTACTGAGGCCAGAAAAACGATTCCAGGTGACTGATCTCAATCCTTCAACTGAGTACTTGTGTAAGGTTTCCCTGTTCAGCAGCACAAGGGTTTTGGGTGTTTGGGAAGCCAAATGGGTCACACCCTCATTAAGCAGAAGCTCTGTCTCAGCTTTAGATGATGAACATGGAAGGGGAGAGAATACCTTAATGCTTCAAGAATATTCTCAGATGGATTCAACGAATTCTAGTGATACTAAATTGGTCTCCTGTGACCACTCTGAGAAGCTTAGATCACTGGATGACATCAACAAGAACAAGAATTCTGGATTCCACATACTGCCTCCTTCCATGGAGGCTGTTCCTTTACTGATCCCCTCATCAGTTCCTCCTTCCACACCATCTAAAACTGATAAAATGCATGAAGTTCCGGGCTTGGGTAGCAAGAAGCAGATCAGAGAGAGTGACTATGAATACTCTGTCAGAGTTATCAAATGGTTAGAATGCCAAGGGCACATAGCTGAAGATTTTAGAGTGAAATTTCTCACTTGGTTCAGCTTGAAAGCAACAATGCAAGAAAGAAGGGTGGTTAGTGTTTTTGTGGATACTCTGATTGATGACCCGCCAAGTTTGGCTGAGCAGCTCATCCATTCCTTCATGGACGAGATTTGTTATGACCAGAAATCGGTTTCTAAGCAAGGGTTCTGCGCTAGCCTTTGGCACTGA
- the LOC117906964 gene encoding VIN3-like protein 3 isoform X3: MGKERKYTGFTKFRMIEHLLKLISKKSKNRTDNSIASSPAKTQIGSKRQRKKENPLQPRTDLDHFSPEKCKEVKTLLCQNLACRASLSPEDAFCKRCSCCICHQYDDNKDPSLWLTCSSGSPNKDDSCGMSCHLTCALKHERTGITKNGCRPKLDGEFYCASCGKINGLLRTWRKQLMVAKEARRVDVLCLRVFLSHKILKGTEQYKDLQKTMETAVKRLKNEVGPLDRVCTKMARGIVNRLSCGAEVQKLCTSAVEAFDSMFPDPYPADIEQKEQAGMQIRFEECSPTSVVIVLGYEDHLLEEFLGCRLWHRKSTMKDYPEKPTYIVLRPEKRFQVTDLNPSTEYLCKVSLFSSTRVLGVWEAKWVTPSLSRSSVSALDDEHGRGENTLMLQEYSQMDSTNSSDTKLVSCDHSEKLRSLDDINKNKNSGFHILPPSMEAVPLLIPSSVPPSTPSKTDKMHEVPGLGSKKQIRESDYEYSVRVIKWLECQGHIAEDFRVKFLTWFSLKATMQERRVVSVFVDTLIDDPPSLAEQLIHSFMDEICYDQKSVSKQGFCASLWH, encoded by the exons ATGGGTAAAGAGAGAAAGTACACTGGATTCACAAAGTTTAGAATGATAGAGCACCTGCTAAAGTTAATTTCTAAGAAGTCCAAGAACAGAACTGATAACTCTATTGCTTCTTCCCCAGCCAAAACTCAAATTGGATCCAAACgacagagaaagaaagaaaacccacTTCAACCACGTACTGACCTGGATCATTTTTCCCCAGAGAAATGCAAAGAAGTTAAAACCCTGCTCTGTCAGAACCTTGCATGCAGAGCTAGTTTGAGTCCAGAGGATGCTTTTTGCAAGAGATGTTCTTGCTGTATCTGTCATCAGTATGATGATAACAAGGATCCTAGTCTATGGTTGACCTGCAGTTCAGGTTCTCCTAACAAGGATGACTCTTGTGGCATGTCATGCCATCTGACATGTGCTCTGAAGCATGAAAGAACTGGCATTACGAAGAATGGCTGTCGTCCAAAGTTGGATGGGGAATTCTATTGTGCTTCTTGTGGGAAAATTAATGGACTATTGAG AACCTGGAGAAAACAGTTAATGGTTGCCAAGGAGGCTAGAAGAGTAGATGTACTATGTCTGCGTGTCTTCCTGAGCCACAAGATTCTCAAAGGAACTGAGCAATACAAGGACCTGCAAAAGACTATGGAAACTGCCGTGAAAAGGCTGAAGAATGAAGTGGGGCCTCTTGATCGAGTGTGCACAAAGATGGCACGTGGGATTGTCAACAGGCTCTCCTGTGGTGCAGAGGTTCAGAAATTGTGCACTTCTGCAGTAGAAGCTTTTGATTCCATGTTTCCTGACCCTTACCCTGCTGATATAGAGCAGAAAGAACAAGCAG GGATGCAGATACGATTTGAAGAATGTTCCCCAACTTCAGTGGTCATTGTACTAGGATATGAAGACCATTTGTTGGAGGAATTCTTAGGCTGCAGGCTGTGGCATCGGAAGTCTACTATGAAGGATTATCCAGAAAAACCCACTTATATTGTACTGAGGCCAGAAAAACGATTCCAGGTGACTGATCTCAATCCTTCAACTGAGTACTTGTGTAAGGTTTCCCTGTTCAGCAGCACAAGGGTTTTGGGTGTTTGGGAAGCCAAATGGGTCACACCCTCATTAAGCAGAAGCTCTGTCTCAGCTTTAGATGATGAACATGGAAGGGGAGAGAATACCTTAATGCTTCAAGAATATTCTCAGATGGATTCAACGAATTCTAGTGATACTAAATTGGTCTCCTGTGACCACTCTGAGAAGCTTAGATCACTGGATGACATCAACAAGAACAAGAATTCTGGATTCCACATACTGCCTCCTTCCATGGAGGCTGTTCCTTTACTGATCCCCTCATCAGTTCCTCCTTCCACACCATCTAAAACTGATAAAATGCATGAAGTTCCGGGCTTGGGTAGCAAGAAGCAGATCAGAGAGAGTGACTATGAATACTCTGTCAGAGTTATCAAATGGTTAGAATGCCAAGGGCACATAGCTGAAGATTTTAGAGTGAAATTTCTCACTTGGTTCAGCTTGAAAGCAACAATGCAAGAAAGAAGGGTGGTTAGTGTTTTTGTGGATACTCTGATTGATGACCCGCCAAGTTTGGCTGAGCAGCTCATCCATTCCTTCATGGACGAGATTTGTTATGACCAGAAATCGGTTTCTAAGCAAGGGTTCTGCGCTAGCCTTTGGCACTGA